A segment of the Bradyrhizobium sp. CCBAU 53340 genome:
GTTTCCATTTCGCATCGGCTCGGCCGCGAGGAGGCGGTCCGCCGGCTCAAGACCGGGCTTGGCCGTGCGGCGGTCAGTATCCCTGTGATGCAGGTCGAGGAAGAGCGCTGGAGCGGCGATACCATGAACTTCCGCATCCGCGCGCTCGGACAGATCGCGAGCGGGCAGGTCGACGTCGCCGACGACCACGTCAAGGTCGAGGTGGTGCTGCCGTGGTTGTTGCAGCGCTTTGCCGAGATGGCGCAGGCGACCATTCGCAAGCGCGGACAATTGCTGCTGACCAAGGATGGGGGCAAGTAGGTTTCAGGTACTCACGCGCTGCCGCGGCCTCATGGTGCTCGCCGTGCGCGCCTCGAGGACGGCAGCCGGAAAGTCACGAAAGGCCTGCGCCACCGGCAATTCGCCATTCACGAGGTCCGGCGCGCTGTAGCCGGTGATGTCGACGGTTGCATCAAAACCCTCGAGCGCAGGCCATTCCCGCCCCGCCTGTGTGAAGGGGGCGAACCGGCATCCGACCACCACGATTGCCGCGGCGCGGCCATGTCGGCGCGCGAAGGCGATGACATGGTCGGCGTGGGCACCACGGACCTCGAGCGGCTGGTAGT
Coding sequences within it:
- a CDS encoding polyhydroxyalkanoic acid system family protein — its product is MSAPLVVSISHRLGREEAVRRLKTGLGRAAVSIPVMQVEEERWSGDTMNFRIRALGQIASGQVDVADDHVKVEVVLPWLLQRFAEMAQATIRKRGQLLLTKDGGK